From Rhodopseudomonas palustris, a single genomic window includes:
- the ubiE gene encoding bifunctional demethylmenaquinone methyltransferase/2-methoxy-6-polyprenyl-1,4-benzoquinol methylase UbiE, whose product MTEPGETTHFGYRDVPLDEKQTLVNDVFHSVAGRYDLMNDLMSGGMHRLWKDVMITTLNPPRDDTPFRLLDVAGGTGDISFRAAKASGAGFHATVCDINTDMLEVGRQRAVERNLDDKVDFVEGNAENLQFDDRSFDAYTIAFGIRNVPRIDLALKEAYRVLKPGSRFLCLEFSSVDVPGLSKLYDLFSFKVIPEIGRVVTGDAESYQYLVESIRKFPKPYDFAEMMRDAGFARANWQVMSGGIVALHSGWRL is encoded by the coding sequence ATGACTGAGCCGGGCGAGACCACGCATTTCGGCTATCGCGACGTTCCGCTGGACGAGAAGCAGACGCTGGTCAACGACGTGTTTCACAGCGTCGCCGGCCGCTACGACCTGATGAACGATCTGATGTCGGGCGGCATGCACCGGTTGTGGAAGGACGTGATGATCACGACCCTCAACCCGCCGCGTGACGACACGCCGTTCCGGCTGCTCGACGTTGCCGGCGGCACCGGCGACATCTCGTTCCGTGCCGCCAAGGCCTCGGGCGCCGGCTTTCACGCCACCGTCTGCGACATCAACACCGACATGCTCGAAGTCGGCCGCCAGCGCGCGGTCGAGCGGAACCTCGACGACAAGGTCGATTTCGTCGAGGGCAACGCCGAGAACCTGCAGTTCGACGACCGCAGCTTCGATGCCTACACCATCGCGTTCGGCATCCGGAACGTGCCGCGGATCGATCTGGCGCTGAAGGAAGCCTATCGGGTGCTGAAGCCGGGCAGCCGCTTCCTGTGCCTGGAGTTCTCGTCGGTCGACGTGCCGGGCCTGTCGAAGCTGTACGATCTGTTCTCGTTCAAGGTGATCCCGGAGATCGGCCGCGTCGTCACCGGCGATGCCGAGAGCTACCAGTATCTGGTCGAATCGATTCGCAAATTCCCCAAGCCGTATGATTTCGCCGAGATGATGCGTGACGCCGGCTTCGCGCGCGCCAACTGGCAGGTGATGAGCGGCGGCATCGTCGCGCTGCATTCGGGCTGGCGTTTGTGA
- the ubiB gene encoding 2-polyprenylphenol 6-hydroxylase yields MIAALTHLARLGRAAFVFAREGVFGVVDPGLIPPAGQVPVRLARLIERGGAKSGPRLSRALTRLGPAYLKLGQFLATRPDVVGVAMARDLESLQDRLPPFSQEEAEQAIAASLERPVRDVFVSLSAPVAAASIAQVHRGEIEVDGVRKQVAVKVLRPNVSARFRRDLSDFFYVAEKAEIYSAEARRLRLVEVINTMSRSVAMEMDLRLEAAAASEMAENTKDDPDFRVPTVDWNRTTHNVLTMEWIDGIPLNDHARLQAANVDTVELGRKVIQSFLRHALRDGFFHADMHPGNLFLGSDGRLVAVDFGIMGRLLPNERRFLAEILLGFITRNYRRVAEVHFEAGYVPPHHSVENFAQAIRAIGEPIHNRTAEEISMAKLLTLLLEVTGLFDMRTRPELILLQKTMVVVEGVARSFDPKLDIWKVADPVVREWIQRNLGPIGKVEGALAGAGELGHTLSGLPTIVSRAVTVLNQLEVMTKDGLVLAPETIAAIGRTERGRTRGRTVALWVIAATFIGVLIALSRMI; encoded by the coding sequence GTGATCGCAGCACTCACTCATCTGGCGCGGCTCGGCCGCGCCGCCTTCGTGTTCGCGCGCGAGGGCGTGTTCGGCGTTGTCGATCCGGGTTTGATTCCGCCGGCCGGCCAAGTGCCGGTGCGGCTGGCGCGGCTGATCGAGCGCGGCGGCGCCAAGTCCGGGCCGCGGCTGTCGCGGGCGCTGACCCGCCTCGGCCCGGCCTATCTCAAGCTCGGACAATTCCTCGCCACCCGTCCCGACGTGGTCGGTGTGGCGATGGCGCGCGATCTGGAAAGCCTGCAGGACCGGCTGCCGCCGTTTTCGCAGGAGGAGGCCGAGCAGGCGATCGCCGCCTCGCTGGAACGCCCGGTTCGTGACGTGTTCGTCAGCCTCAGCGCGCCGGTCGCGGCCGCCTCGATCGCCCAGGTGCATCGCGGCGAGATCGAGGTCGACGGGGTGCGCAAGCAGGTCGCCGTCAAGGTGCTGAGGCCGAACGTGTCGGCGCGGTTCAGGCGCGATCTGTCCGACTTCTTCTATGTGGCCGAGAAGGCGGAAATCTATTCGGCCGAAGCGCGTCGGCTGCGGCTGGTCGAAGTCATCAACACCATGTCGCGCTCGGTCGCGATGGAGATGGACCTGCGGCTGGAGGCGGCCGCGGCGTCCGAGATGGCCGAGAACACCAAGGACGATCCGGACTTCCGCGTCCCCACCGTCGACTGGAATCGCACCACCCACAACGTGCTGACGATGGAGTGGATCGACGGCATCCCGCTCAACGATCACGCCCGCCTCCAGGCCGCAAATGTCGACACCGTCGAGCTCGGCCGCAAGGTGATCCAGAGCTTCCTGCGCCACGCGCTGCGCGACGGCTTCTTCCATGCCGACATGCATCCCGGCAATCTGTTCCTGGGCAGCGACGGGCGCCTGGTCGCGGTCGATTTCGGCATCATGGGGCGGTTGTTGCCGAACGAGCGGCGATTCCTCGCCGAAATCCTGCTCGGCTTCATCACCCGTAATTATCGCCGCGTCGCCGAGGTGCATTTCGAAGCCGGCTACGTGCCGCCGCATCACTCGGTGGAGAATTTCGCGCAAGCGATCCGTGCGATCGGCGAGCCGATCCACAATCGCACGGCCGAAGAAATCTCGATGGCCAAGCTGCTGACGCTGCTGCTCGAGGTCACCGGCCTGTTCGACATGCGGACCCGGCCGGAGCTGATTCTGCTGCAGAAGACCATGGTGGTGGTCGAGGGCGTGGCGCGGTCGTTCGATCCGAAGCTCGACATCTGGAAGGTGGCCGACCCGGTGGTGCGCGAATGGATCCAGCGCAATCTGGGTCCGATCGGCAAGGTCGAGGGCGCGCTCGCCGGCGCCGGCGAGCTGGGCCACACCTTGAGCGGCCTGCCGACCATCGTGTCGCGCGCGGTCACCGTGCTGAACCAGCTCGAGGTGATGACCAAGGACGGCCTGGTGCTGGCGCCGGAGACCATCGCCGCGATCGGCCGCACCGAGCGGGGGCGCACCCGTGGCCGGACGGTGGCGCTGTGGGTGATCGCCGCGACCTTCATCGGCGTCCTGATCGCGCTGTCGCGGATGATCTGA
- a CDS encoding MFS transporter, translating to MAGTAKRGLFSGDGIAAPLRHALFRRIWLASLLSNLGLMINGVGAAWAMTQMTASADKVALVQTALMLPIMLVAMPAGAIADMYDRRLVALAALGIGLAGATTLAVLAHLGLVTPNILLLFCFVIGTGMALFGPSWQASVSEQVPAETLPAAVALNGISYNIARSFGPAVGGIVVAAAGAVAAFAANAVLYLPLLIVLLLWRRESEPPRLPPERLNRAIVSGVRYITNSPAIRIVLTRTLVTGIAGSSVLALMPLVARDLLHSGAETYGLLLGAFGIGAVIGALNVGIARQRMSSEAAVRLCALIMGVAMAVIAISRSPLLTAAALVIAGAVWMLAIALFNIGVQLSAPRWVAGRSLAAFQASISGGIAIGSWGWGHVADLSGVAPSMLLSGLAMLASPVLAFLLPMPPVGPRTEDAELLADPEVKLALTPRSGPVVIEIEYRIDADQARAFHNLMQEVQLSRQRNGAYGWSIARDIADPELWTERYHCPTWLDYLRQRSRSTQDDRILHRRAIALHRGPEPIRVRRMLERPFGSVRWKEESPDRAATEVLPVAGVSGGST from the coding sequence ATGGCGGGCACGGCGAAGCGCGGGCTGTTTTCCGGCGACGGGATCGCGGCGCCGCTGCGGCACGCGCTGTTCCGGCGGATCTGGCTGGCGAGCCTGCTGTCCAATCTCGGCCTGATGATCAACGGCGTCGGCGCCGCCTGGGCGATGACGCAGATGACCGCGTCCGCCGACAAGGTGGCGCTGGTGCAGACCGCCCTGATGCTGCCGATCATGCTGGTGGCGATGCCGGCCGGTGCGATCGCCGACATGTACGACCGCCGCCTGGTGGCGCTGGCAGCGCTCGGCATCGGCCTCGCCGGCGCCACCACGCTTGCGGTGCTGGCGCATCTCGGCCTGGTGACTCCGAACATTCTGCTGCTGTTCTGTTTCGTGATCGGCACCGGCATGGCGCTGTTCGGTCCGTCCTGGCAGGCTTCGGTCTCCGAGCAAGTTCCCGCCGAAACGCTGCCGGCCGCGGTGGCGCTCAACGGCATCAGCTACAACATCGCGCGCAGCTTCGGCCCGGCGGTCGGCGGCATCGTGGTGGCGGCGGCTGGCGCAGTGGCGGCGTTCGCCGCCAATGCGGTGCTGTATCTGCCGCTGCTGATCGTGCTGCTGCTGTGGCGCCGGGAGAGCGAACCGCCGCGGCTGCCGCCGGAGCGGCTGAACCGCGCGATCGTCTCCGGCGTGCGCTACATCACCAACTCGCCGGCGATCCGGATCGTGCTGACCCGCACGCTGGTGACCGGCATCGCCGGCTCTTCGGTGCTGGCCCTGATGCCGTTGGTGGCGCGCGACCTTTTGCACAGCGGAGCCGAGACCTACGGGTTGCTGCTCGGCGCCTTCGGCATCGGCGCGGTGATCGGCGCGCTCAATGTCGGGATCGCGCGGCAGCGCATGAGCAGCGAAGCCGCGGTGCGGCTGTGCGCGCTGATCATGGGCGTGGCGATGGCGGTGATTGCGATCAGCCGATCGCCGCTGCTCACCGCCGCCGCGCTGGTGATCGCAGGCGCAGTGTGGATGCTGGCGATCGCACTGTTCAACATCGGCGTGCAGTTGTCGGCGCCACGCTGGGTCGCAGGACGTTCGCTTGCGGCGTTCCAGGCGTCGATCTCGGGCGGCATCGCGATCGGAAGCTGGGGGTGGGGTCACGTCGCCGACTTGTCCGGCGTCGCGCCGTCGATGCTGCTGTCGGGACTGGCGATGCTGGCTTCTCCAGTGCTCGCCTTCCTGCTCCCGATGCCTCCGGTCGGTCCCCGCACCGAGGACGCCGAACTGCTCGCGGATCCGGAAGTCAAGCTGGCCCTGACGCCGCGCAGCGGACCAGTGGTGATCGAAATCGAGTACCGGATCGACGCCGACCAAGCCCGCGCGTTTCACAATTTGATGCAGGAGGTGCAGCTCAGCCGCCAACGCAACGGCGCTTATGGCTGGTCGATCGCGCGGGACATCGCCGATCCCGAATTGTGGACCGAGCGCTATCACTGCCCGACCTGGCTCGATTACTTGCGTCAGCGCAGCCGCTCGACGCAGGACGACCGAATCCTCCACCGCCGTGCGATCGCGTTACATCGCGGACCGGAGCCGATCCGCGTGCGCCGGATGCTGGAACGGCCGTTCGGCTCGGTGAGGTGGAAGGAAGAATCGCCGGACCGCGCCGCCACCGAAGTGCTTCCGGTCGCAGGCGTCAGCGGCGGATCGACGTGA
- a CDS encoding HesA/MoeB/ThiF family protein, with product MLSAEELERYARHIVLRDVGGPGQAALKSARVLVVGAGGLGAPVLMYLAAAGIGTLDIVDDDIVTLSNLQRQIIHATPDIGARKADSAANRIMALNPHVRVVSHRVRLDGSNALALIGGCDLVLDGSDNFATRYLVSDACYLAKKPLVTAALGQFDGSLTTIRAHERNAAGEPNPTYRCLFPEPPPAGTVPSCEEAGVMGALAGMLGSMMALEAIREIVGFGEGLVGRLVMIDARAMRFETLRYSRDPQNPLNGDAPTIADLSQHL from the coding sequence ATGCTGAGTGCCGAAGAACTCGAACGCTATGCCCGCCACATCGTGCTGCGCGATGTCGGCGGTCCCGGACAGGCGGCACTGAAGAGTGCACGGGTGCTGGTGGTCGGCGCCGGCGGGCTCGGCGCGCCGGTGCTGATGTATCTCGCGGCCGCCGGGATCGGCACGCTCGACATCGTCGATGACGACATCGTCACGCTGTCGAACCTGCAGCGCCAGATCATCCACGCAACGCCGGACATCGGCGCCCGCAAGGCCGACAGCGCCGCGAACCGGATCATGGCGCTGAACCCGCACGTCCGCGTGGTGTCGCACCGGGTGCGGCTCGACGGCTCCAACGCGCTGGCGCTGATCGGCGGTTGCGATCTGGTGCTCGACGGCTCGGACAATTTTGCCACGCGCTATTTGGTGTCGGATGCCTGCTATCTGGCGAAAAAACCGTTGGTCACCGCGGCGCTCGGCCAGTTCGACGGATCGTTGACCACGATCCGCGCCCACGAACGCAACGCCGCGGGCGAGCCCAACCCGACCTATCGCTGCCTGTTTCCCGAACCGCCGCCAGCCGGCACGGTGCCGAGCTGCGAGGAGGCCGGGGTGATGGGGGCGCTCGCCGGCATGCTCGGCTCGATGATGGCCCTGGAAGCGATCCGCGAGATCGTCGGCTTCGGCGAGGGCCTGGTCGGACGGCTGGTGATGATCGACGCCCGCGCGATGCGGTTCGAAACGCTGCGCTACAGCCGCGACCCGCAAAATCCTCTGAATGGCGATGCGCCGACCATCGCCGATCTGAGCCAGCACCTTTGA
- the dut gene encoding dUTP diphosphatase translates to MTQVITVSIRHLPHGEGLPLPEYQTAHAAGLDLIAAVPQDAPLTLQPGCYVLVPTGLTIALPQNYEAQVRPRSGLAARHGVTVLNAPGTIDADYRGEIGVLLINHGSGPFTIRRGERIAQMVIAPVSRAEFVAVEALPESDRGAGGFGSTGR, encoded by the coding sequence ATGACCCAAGTGATCACCGTTTCGATTCGCCACCTGCCGCACGGCGAAGGCCTGCCGCTGCCGGAGTATCAGACCGCGCATGCCGCCGGGCTCGACCTGATCGCAGCCGTCCCGCAGGATGCGCCGCTGACGCTCCAGCCCGGCTGCTACGTACTGGTTCCCACCGGTCTCACCATCGCGCTTCCGCAAAACTACGAGGCCCAGGTTCGGCCGCGTTCGGGCCTTGCCGCCAGACACGGCGTCACCGTGCTGAACGCGCCGGGCACGATCGATGCCGATTATCGCGGCGAAATCGGCGTGCTGCTGATCAATCACGGCAGCGGGCCGTTCACCATCCGGCGCGGCGAGCGGATCGCTCAGATGGTGATCGCGCCGGTCAGCCGCGCCGAGTTCGTCGCGGTCGAGGCGCTGCCCGAGAGCGATCGCGGGGCCGGCGGTTTCGGTTCGACCGGCCGCTGA
- a CDS encoding peptidoglycan-binding protein, with product MRSMLAATLIVAGAATLAAHGAHAAPKQTTAAPPAPQTPAETAKTLAQAERQAIQSDLAWTGDYNGLINGEVSDRMIAAIKQFQTNQGHKPTGVLNPQERGQLAAAARKLQASVGWKLVADPVTGARLGVPGKLVPQQTSDASGTRWSSSTGTIQVAASRRKEADVSIAKLAEQEKKLPGRKIEYSAVRPDFFVLSGTQGQKKFYIRGSFKNAEVRLLTVLYDQATEGTMQPIVVAMSSAYDPFPAGAQAGPPPRKKVEYSTGTIVGADGAILADREAVDGCLSIVVAGYGPADLANRSKAHELALLRIYGASDLKPLPIGGSAKPGAVEITGVADPQSQGGGAAVTTVKAQLTPAGSAGGLAATPAPSLGFSGAPARDADGRFAGLTTLRLPLVAGPADSAAAPQAALISADTVRGYLASVGVKLADGSAKDAKASVVRVICVRK from the coding sequence ATGAGATCGATGCTGGCTGCAACCCTGATCGTCGCCGGTGCCGCCACCCTGGCGGCGCATGGCGCGCACGCTGCGCCGAAACAGACCACGGCGGCACCACCCGCGCCGCAGACGCCTGCGGAGACGGCCAAAACGCTGGCGCAGGCGGAGCGTCAGGCGATCCAGTCCGATCTCGCCTGGACCGGCGACTACAACGGCCTGATCAACGGCGAGGTGTCCGACCGGATGATCGCGGCGATCAAGCAGTTCCAGACCAACCAGGGTCACAAGCCGACTGGCGTGCTCAATCCGCAGGAGCGCGGGCAACTCGCCGCGGCGGCGCGCAAGCTGCAGGCCAGCGTCGGCTGGAAGCTGGTGGCCGATCCGGTCACCGGCGCACGGCTCGGCGTGCCCGGCAAACTGGTGCCGCAGCAGACATCGGATGCCAGCGGGACGCGCTGGAGTTCCTCCACCGGCACGATCCAGGTGGCGGCCTCGCGGCGCAAGGAGGCGGACGTCTCGATCGCCAAACTCGCCGAGCAGGAGAAGAAGCTGCCAGGCCGCAAGATCGAGTACAGCGCGGTCCGGCCCGACTTCTTCGTGCTGTCGGGCACCCAGGGTCAGAAGAAGTTCTACATCCGCGGCAGCTTCAAGAATGCCGAGGTGCGGCTGCTCACCGTGCTGTACGATCAGGCCACCGAAGGCACGATGCAGCCGATCGTGGTGGCGATGTCGAGTGCCTACGATCCGTTTCCGGCCGGTGCGCAGGCCGGCCCGCCGCCGCGCAAGAAGGTCGAGTACTCGACCGGCACCATCGTCGGCGCCGACGGCGCGATCCTGGCCGATCGCGAGGCGGTCGACGGCTGTCTGTCGATCGTTGTTGCCGGCTACGGTCCTGCGGATCTGGCCAATCGCAGCAAGGCGCACGAGCTGGCGCTGCTGCGGATCTACGGTGCGTCCGATCTGAAGCCGCTGCCGATCGGCGGTTCCGCCAAGCCCGGAGCGGTCGAGATCACCGGCGTTGCTGATCCGCAGAGCCAGGGCGGCGGCGCGGCCGTCACCACGGTCAAGGCCCAACTCACTCCGGCCGGCAGCGCCGGTGGGCTGGCCGCGACGCCGGCGCCGAGCCTCGGCTTTTCCGGTGCGCCGGCACGGGATGCGGACGGGCGCTTCGCAGGACTGACGACGCTGCGTCTGCCGCTGGTGGCAGGACCGGCGGACAGCGCCGCGGCGCCGCAGGCGGCGCTGATCTCGGCCGACACCGTGCGCGGCTATCTTGCCAGCGTCGGCGTGAAGCTGGCCGACGGCAGCGCCAAGGATGCCAAAGCGAGCGTCGTCCGGGTGATCTGCGTGCGGAAGTAA
- the coaBC gene encoding bifunctional phosphopantothenoylcysteine decarboxylase/phosphopantothenate--cysteine ligase CoaBC, with translation MANLTIRKLDDLLKAELRQRAAANGRSMEDEVRVILRDACHKRLGFAEPASAELSVPPAPAPDDPPDGARLQSQPDGARVTLIVGGGIAAYKSMDLIRRLKERGADVRVVLTKAAQQFVTPLTASALSHQRCYTDLFDPASEFDAGHIRLARDCDLIVVAPATADLMAKIAGGHADDLATAILLATNRQILLAPAMNPLMWNNAATRRNVAQLRQDGVAMVGPNAGEMAERGEAGVGRMAEPIEIAAAAEALWRPRPPKPLLGKRVLITAGPTHEPIDPVRYIANRSSGKQGYAIAAAAAAAGAEVALISGPVELRAPADVDLTRVESAREMLAAVQSALPADVAIFAAAVADWRVAAEGEQKLKKGAGGPPPLQLTENPDILATISKLTESRPPLVIGFAAETENLIDNATAKLARKGCDWIVANDVSPATGVMGGDRNTVHLLIRHGAATDLESWPLMTKDEVATALVARIVQTMAVPA, from the coding sequence ATGGCCAATCTGACGATCCGCAAGCTCGACGATCTCCTCAAAGCCGAACTGCGCCAGCGCGCGGCCGCCAACGGCCGTTCGATGGAAGACGAGGTTCGGGTCATCCTGCGCGATGCCTGCCACAAGCGGCTCGGCTTCGCGGAGCCCGCCTCCGCCGAGCTGTCCGTTCCCCCCGCCCCGGCGCCCGATGATCCGCCGGATGGCGCGCGTCTCCAGTCGCAGCCGGATGGGGCGCGGGTGACCCTGATCGTCGGCGGCGGCATCGCGGCCTATAAGTCGATGGACCTGATCCGCCGGCTGAAGGAGCGCGGCGCCGATGTCCGCGTGGTGCTGACCAAGGCCGCGCAGCAATTCGTCACGCCGCTGACCGCGAGCGCGCTGTCGCATCAGCGCTGCTACACCGATCTGTTCGATCCTGCGAGCGAGTTCGATGCCGGACACATCCGTCTGGCGCGCGACTGCGACCTGATCGTCGTCGCGCCGGCGACCGCCGACCTGATGGCCAAGATCGCCGGCGGCCATGCCGACGATCTTGCGACCGCGATCCTGCTCGCCACCAATCGCCAGATCCTGCTGGCGCCGGCGATGAATCCGCTGATGTGGAACAACGCCGCGACCCGGCGCAACGTCGCTCAGCTCAGGCAGGACGGCGTCGCGATGGTCGGCCCCAATGCCGGCGAGATGGCCGAGCGCGGCGAGGCGGGGGTCGGCCGGATGGCGGAGCCGATCGAGATTGCGGCCGCGGCCGAAGCGCTGTGGCGGCCGCGGCCGCCGAAGCCGCTGCTCGGCAAGCGCGTGCTGATCACCGCAGGCCCGACCCACGAGCCGATCGATCCGGTGCGCTACATCGCCAATCGCTCGTCCGGCAAACAGGGCTACGCGATCGCAGCGGCTGCTGCCGCCGCCGGCGCGGAGGTCGCTCTGATCTCTGGTCCGGTCGAATTGCGGGCGCCGGCAGATGTTGATCTCACCCGGGTGGAGTCGGCACGCGAGATGCTTGCTGCCGTCCAATCCGCGTTGCCGGCGGATGTGGCGATTTTCGCCGCCGCGGTGGCGGACTGGCGGGTTGCGGCCGAAGGCGAGCAGAAGCTGAAGAAGGGCGCCGGCGGGCCGCCGCCGCTGCAGCTCACCGAAAACCCCGACATCCTGGCGACGATCTCGAAACTGACCGAAAGCCGGCCGCCGCTGGTGATCGGCTTTGCGGCCGAGACCGAAAACCTGATCGACAATGCGACCGCAAAGCTGGCCCGCAAGGGCTGCGACTGGATCGTCGCCAACGACGTCTCGCCGGCCACCGGCGTGATGGGCGGCGATCGCAACACCGTGCATCTGCTGATACGCCACGGTGCCGCCACCGATCTCGAATCGTGGCCGCTGATGACCAAGGACGAAGTCGCGACCGCGCTGGTGGCTCGGATCGTCCAAACCATGGCAGTTCCCGCATGA
- the mutM gene encoding bifunctional DNA-formamidopyrimidine glycosylase/DNA-(apurinic or apyrimidinic site) lyase: MPELPEVETVRRGLQPAMEGFRIDRAVAHRENLRFPLQKDFVARLTGQTVTGLGRRAKYLLADLSSGDVLLMHLGMSGSFRVVEADGETKPGEFHYPRSEDRTHDHVVFEMASGARIVFNDPRRFGFMKVFPRSEIDAEPHLKGLGPEPLGNAFDASLLAKACVGKNTSLKAALLDQRVVAGLGNIYVCEALFRAHLSPKRKAATLANRKEEPTDHAVRLTEAIREVLGEAIKAGGSSLRDHRQTSGELGYFQHAFKVYDREGEPCPTCGGTVQRFVQNGRSTFWCPKCQK; this comes from the coding sequence ATGCCCGAACTCCCCGAAGTCGAGACCGTCCGCCGCGGGCTGCAGCCGGCGATGGAGGGCTTTCGGATCGACCGCGCGGTGGCGCACCGGGAGAATTTGCGGTTTCCGCTGCAGAAGGACTTCGTCGCCCGACTCACCGGCCAGACCGTCACCGGCCTCGGCCGGCGCGCCAAATATCTGCTGGCGGATCTGTCGAGCGGCGACGTGCTGCTGATGCATCTAGGGATGTCCGGTTCGTTCCGGGTGGTCGAGGCGGACGGCGAGACCAAGCCGGGCGAGTTCCACTATCCGCGCAGCGAGGACCGCACCCACGATCATGTCGTGTTCGAAATGGCGTCCGGTGCCCGCATCGTGTTCAACGACCCGCGCCGTTTCGGCTTCATGAAGGTGTTTCCGCGAAGCGAGATCGACGCCGAACCCCATCTGAAGGGCCTCGGCCCCGAGCCGCTCGGCAACGCGTTCGACGCCAGCCTGCTGGCGAAAGCCTGCGTCGGCAAGAACACGTCTCTGAAGGCGGCGCTGCTCGACCAGCGCGTCGTCGCCGGACTCGGCAACATCTATGTCTGCGAAGCGCTGTTCCGCGCGCACCTGTCGCCCAAGCGCAAAGCCGCGACGCTGGCCAATCGCAAGGAGGAGCCGACCGACCACGCGGTGCGGCTGACCGAGGCGATCCGCGAGGTGCTGGGCGAAGCGATCAAGGCCGGCGGCTCGTCACTGCGCGACCATCGCCAGACCAGCGGCGAGCTCGGCTACTTCCAGCACGCGTTCAAGGTCTACGACCGCGAAGGCGAGCCGTGCCCGACCTGCGGCGGCACGGTGCAGCGCTTCGTGCAGAACGGGCGATCGACGTTCTGGTGCCCGAAGTGTCAGAAGTGA